Proteins co-encoded in one Acanthopagrus latus isolate v.2019 chromosome 10, fAcaLat1.1, whole genome shotgun sequence genomic window:
- the LOC119026604 gene encoding lecithin retinol acyltransferase-like has protein sequence MLDTLTFLLEKLFLLAHIKLSSLLPPLGAERPLTRRCERDESPPQPAGAPHKFQRGDLLEVPRTLFTHFGIYLGENRVAHLIPDILPALTADSAQIGEMVTNTRLVLGVLSKRASIRVDSVEDFAYGAGILLNVMDRAVRRSPLSGEEVARRAEKLVGSVSYSLLWNNCEHFVTYCRYGTAQSLQTDQFCEWLKSLIRDQRNVLLTALLGLLSMLCLGISPSTALPTLLIPFTLWMAS, from the exons ATGCTGGACACCCTCACCTTCCTCCTGGAGAAGCTCTTCCTCCTCGCCCACATCAAGCTGTCCagcctgctgcctcctctgggCGCAGAGCGGCCGCTCACCAGGCGCTGCGAGCGCGATGAGTCTCCTCCGCAGCCCGCCGGAGCTCCTCACAAGTTCCAGCGGGGAGACCTGCTGGAGGTTCCCCGGACTCTCTTCACCCACTTCGGCATTTACCTGGGCGAGAACCGGGTGGCGCACCTCATCCCGGACATCCTGCCGGCGCTGACCGCTGACAGCGCGCAGATCGGGGAGATGGTGACCAACACGCGGCTGGTGCTCGGGGTGCTCTCCAAGCGCGCCAGCATCCGCGTGGACTCGGTGGAGGACTTCGCGTACGGAGCCGGGATCCTGCTGAACGTCATGGACCGGGCGGTGCGCCGGAGCCCGCTGTCCGGGGAGGAGGTGGCGCGGCGGGCGGAGAAGCTGGTGGGCTCCGTGTCCTACAGCCTGCTGTGGAACAACTGCGAGCACTTCGTCACCTACTGCCGCTACGGCACCGCGCAGAGCCTGCAGACCGACCAG TTCTGCGAGTGGCTGAAGTCGCTGATCCGGGACCAGCGTAACGTTCTGCTGACGGCGCTGCTGGGACTCCTGTCCATGCTGTGTTTGGGAATATCCCCCAGCACCGCCCTGCCCACCCTCCTCATCCCCTTCACCCTGTGGATGGCCAGCTAG